Proteins from a genomic interval of Siniperca chuatsi isolate FFG_IHB_CAS linkage group LG10, ASM2008510v1, whole genome shotgun sequence:
- the si:dkey-72l14.3 gene encoding glyco_hydro_56 domain-containing protein — protein sequence MARTEPQSRPGPKPEPKLTPYNLRTYTTFSSAILQVRPPVLMPLLLLLAAFADLGIAGPSQPARPPLLSGQPFIIFWGIPDSSCSSRPDPRSFGMEREGRVAVFYEDTLGSYPYFIDKDTPINGGLPQHTRLDNHLQKTQQDLEAALPAPRYLGLGVLRWAEWVPQWSRNREKQIMYLEASRKLLKAFFPNWTPEEVEKWSQVDFEAAAQSVMMETLREVKRLRPKALWGISPYPSCFNGNPAQTMLANYTDQCPAAEMALNDELLWLWKRCSALYPLLTLEKLQGGTSGARLYLPSQIREALRVSSLTGTAFDLPVFPLIKSVYASTNTFLSQADLVSTIGESAAMGTAGVVIWERSETKTERECQDLAEFVRKVLGPYSINVTTATRLCSASLCQGKGRCVRQNPESATYLHLPPPSKMVEKVKEKAEAAKVTDWPDTDTKPAVPDTAEIWKKDFQCQWYKTADRDVSDQQSPKDGASVGGTLGENTGDVMGTTTASTITSTSKGASVTELRGSSSPDTGSLTPSLEGTTDSGANPLSYPNLTVLLLLVAGSLCLEP from the exons ATGGCGCGGACCGAGCCACAGTCGCGTCCAGGCCCAAAGCCAGAACCAAAACTGACACCTTACAATCTCAGAACTTACACAACTTTTTCATCAGCCATCCTTCAAGTCCGGCCTCCAGTTTTAATGCCCCTCCTTCTCCTGCTTGCTGCCTTTGCTGACCTCGGTATTGCTGGTCCATCCCAGCCAGCTCGCCCCCCTCTCCTGTCTGGACAGCCTTTTATCATCTTCTGGGGCATCCCTGACTCTTCCTGCTCCAGTCGGCCAGATCCCAGATCATTCGGGATGGAACGGGAGGGCCGCGTGGCCGTCTTTTATGAGGACACACTGGGAAGCTACCCGTATTTCATAGACAAAGACACACCGATCAATGGGGGGCTACCACAGCACACACGGCTGGACAACCACCTCCAAAAGACACAGCAGGACTTGGAGGCAGCTTTGCCTGCCCCGAGGTACCTTGGGCTTGGGGTGCTGCGCTGGGCAGAGTGGGTCCCCCAGTGGTCAAGGAACCGAGAGAAGCAGATAATGTATCTGGAGGCATCGAGGAAACTGCTTAAGGCTTTCTTTCCTAACTGGACCccagaggaggtggagaagtGGTCACAG GTGGACTTTGAGGCAGCAGCCCAGTCAGTAATGATGGAGACGCTACGGGAGGTCAAAAGGTTAAGGCCCAAGGCATTATGGGGCATCTCTCCTTACCCCAGCTGCTTCAACGGCAATCCCGCCCAAACCATGTTAGCCAATTACACCGACCAGTGCCCTGCTGCAGAGATGGCCCTTAACGACGAGCTTCTGTGGCTATGGAAACGATGCTCCGCCCTCTACCCTctcctcacactggagaagctgcag GGTGGGACCTCTGGAGCCAGGCTTTATTTGCCCAGTCAAATCAGAGAAGCACTACGAGTATCATCTCTGACTGGGACAGCATTTGATCTTCCTGTATTCCCACTGATCAAGAGTGTCTATGCCTCAACTAATACTTTCCTGTCACAG GCAGACCTGGTGAGCACCATAGGAGAGAGTGCTGCCATGGGAACAGCTGGAGTTGTCATCTGGGAGAGAAGTGAGACTAAGACAGAG AGAGAGTGTCAGGACCTGGCAGAGTTTGTCCGTAAAGTCCTGGGACCCTACTCTATCAACGTAACCACGGCAACTCGACTCTGCTCAGCCTCTCTGTGCCAGGGAAAGGGCAGATGTGTCCGTCAAAATCCAGAAAGTGCCACCTACCTCCACCTCCCACCGCCGTCCAAAATGGTGGAGAAGGTGAAGGAAAAG GCAGAGGCAGCAAAAGTCACTGATTGGccagacacagacactaaaccagCTGTACCAGACACAGCTGAGATCTGGAAGAAGGACTTCCAGTGCCAGTGGTACAAGACCGCAGACAGGGACGTCTCAGACCAGCAGTCCCCCAAAGACGGAGCATCTGTTGGGGGTACATTAGGAGAAAACACTGGAGATGTAATGGGGACTACAACAGCTTCTACCATAACTTCTACATCAAAAGGTGCCTCTGTGACTGAGTTAAGAGGAAGTAGTTCCCCTGATACTGGAAGTCTAACCCCTTCACTGGAAGGAACTACAGACAGTGGTGCGAATCCACTCAGTTACCCAAACCTGACTGTTCTGCTGTTGCTGGTGGCTGGAAGTCTATGCCTGGAAccttaa